A single region of the Latilactobacillus curvatus JCM 1096 = DSM 20019 genome encodes:
- a CDS encoding ComF family protein — translation MTTQGVCPDCQRWQQLYPGEQFTNRALLTYNEPMQQYFQRYKGQGDYRLRHVFQRLIRENFPVQRQTAYIPVPTDPTHLQSRGFNPVVGLYEDCFPLTPLLQKLPTEKGQAQKNRAERLATPQFFKCAQNVLLSSKVQQLILLDDIYTTGRTLWHAQQCLRKRYQTLPIHAITLVH, via the coding sequence ATGACAACCCAGGGGGTGTGTCCGGATTGCCAGAGATGGCAGCAACTGTATCCAGGCGAACAATTTACTAATCGAGCGTTGTTAACATACAACGAACCAATGCAACAGTATTTTCAACGCTATAAGGGGCAGGGGGATTATCGATTACGTCACGTATTTCAACGGCTGATTCGAGAAAATTTTCCTGTGCAACGGCAAACGGCGTATATCCCAGTCCCGACTGATCCAACACATTTGCAAAGCCGCGGATTCAATCCGGTGGTTGGCTTATACGAGGACTGTTTTCCACTGACCCCATTGTTGCAGAAGCTACCAACTGAAAAAGGACAAGCACAAAAAAATCGTGCAGAGCGCTTAGCAACGCCGCAATTTTTTAAATGCGCGCAGAACGTGCTGTTGAGTTCCAAGGTGCAGCAGTTAATTTTGTTGGATGATATTTATACCACTGGGCGCACGTTATGGCATGCTCAGCAGTGTCTCCGCAAGCGATACCAAACGCTGCCAATTCACGCAATTACTTTAGTCCACTAG
- the hpf gene encoding ribosome hibernation-promoting factor, HPF/YfiA family produces MLSFNVRGENIEVTDAIRSYVEKKISKLEKYFDDSATATAHVNLKVYSDKTAKVEVTIPLPYLVLRAEETSPDMYGSVDLVTDKLERQIRKFKTKINRKSRERGIKGMELTVPEAEALPEESMQVVRTKRVSLKPMDSEEAILQMNMLGHEFFIFEDSETNGTSIVYKRQDGRYGLIETDE; encoded by the coding sequence ATGCTAAGTTTTAATGTTCGTGGTGAAAATATTGAGGTAACTGACGCAATTCGGAGTTATGTTGAAAAGAAAATCAGCAAACTCGAAAAATATTTCGATGATTCAGCGACCGCAACTGCACACGTTAATTTAAAAGTGTACTCCGATAAAACCGCTAAGGTGGAAGTCACCATTCCATTACCATACCTTGTATTAAGAGCAGAAGAAACATCGCCTGATATGTATGGTAGCGTCGACCTAGTTACTGATAAATTAGAAAGACAAATTCGTAAATTTAAAACAAAGATTAACCGTAAATCACGTGAACGCGGGATTAAGGGTATGGAATTAACGGTGCCAGAAGCAGAAGCATTACCAGAAGAATCAATGCAAGTCGTTCGAACAAAACGCGTTTCATTGAAACCAATGGATAGTGAAGAAGCAATCTTACAAATGAATATGCTAGGCCATGAGTTCTTCATCTTCGAAGATTCAGAAACAAACGGTACAAGCATTGTTTATAAACGTCAAGATGGTCGTTACGGTTTGATTGAAACTGATGAATAA
- the secA gene encoding preprotein translocase subunit SecA: MANFLKTWVESDKREVARMGKIADQVQSYEDEYSNLSDEALQAKTPEFKTRLANGETLDDILPEAFAVAREGAKRVLGLFPFRVQIIGGITLHEGNIAEMKTGEGKTLTATMPVYLNALAGKGVHVVTVNEYLSSRDATEMGELYNWLGLSVGLNLNAKTPEEKRDAYNSDITYSTNSELGFDYLRDNMVVYKEEMVQRPLNFAIVDEVDSILIDEARTPLIISGQAEKSTALYIRADRFVKTLKEETDYKIDWPTKTISLTESGIEKAEANFGLDNLYDTENTALTHHLDESLRANYIMLKDIDYVVQEGEVLIVDQFTGRVMDGRRYSDGLHQAIEAKEGVEIQDETKTMANITYQNYFRMYNKLSGMTGTAKTEEEEFREIYNMEVISIPTNRPIARIDKPDVLYPTLESKFKAVIEDIKERYTKGQPVLVGTVAVESSELLSRLLDENNVPHAVLNAKNHFKEAEIIMNAGQRGAVTIATNMAGRGTDIKLGPGVTDLGGLAVIGTERHESRRIDNQLRGRAGRQGDPGVTQFYMSLEDDLMKRFGSERIKAFLDRMKISDDDAVIQSKMITRQVEAAQKRVEGNNYDTRKQTLQYDDVMREQREVIYKQRMQVIMAEDNLKEVIMPMISRTVKRIVQLHTQGEMGSWELEAIHAFATTSMVSEEELPIEKLQGKTAEEIESLLMTFAEKNYATKQKQLADADQMLEFEKVVILRVVDERWTDHIDAMDQLRNSIGLRGYGQMNPLVEYQEEGYRMFEEMISDIDYDTTRLFMKAEIRQNIRR, translated from the coding sequence ATGGCAAACTTTCTAAAAACATGGGTAGAAAGCGATAAACGTGAAGTAGCGCGAATGGGCAAAATTGCCGATCAAGTTCAAAGCTATGAAGATGAATATAGTAATTTATCTGATGAAGCGTTGCAAGCTAAGACCCCAGAATTCAAAACAAGATTAGCAAATGGTGAAACATTAGACGATATTTTACCAGAAGCTTTTGCGGTTGCGCGTGAAGGTGCTAAACGTGTTTTAGGGTTATTCCCGTTCCGTGTACAAATTATTGGTGGGATTACGCTACACGAAGGTAACATCGCTGAAATGAAAACTGGTGAAGGGAAAACCTTAACGGCTACCATGCCTGTTTATTTAAATGCATTGGCTGGTAAAGGCGTTCACGTTGTTACCGTCAACGAATACCTTTCAAGTCGTGATGCAACGGAAATGGGTGAATTATATAACTGGCTCGGTCTTTCTGTTGGGTTAAACTTAAATGCTAAGACACCAGAAGAAAAACGCGACGCATACAACTCAGATATCACTTATTCAACGAATAGTGAACTTGGGTTTGATTACTTGCGCGATAACATGGTGGTTTACAAAGAAGAAATGGTTCAACGACCATTGAACTTTGCCATTGTCGATGAAGTGGATTCAATTTTAATTGATGAAGCGCGGACACCATTGATTATTTCTGGTCAAGCTGAAAAGTCAACAGCACTTTATATCCGTGCTGATCGTTTTGTTAAAACTTTAAAAGAAGAAACTGACTATAAGATTGATTGGCCAACAAAGACCATCAGTCTAACAGAATCAGGGATTGAAAAAGCTGAGGCTAACTTCGGCTTGGACAATTTATATGACACTGAAAATACAGCCTTGACGCATCATTTGGACGAATCATTACGGGCCAACTATATCATGTTAAAAGACATTGATTATGTGGTTCAAGAAGGCGAAGTCCTAATTGTTGACCAATTTACAGGTCGTGTGATGGATGGTCGTCGTTATTCAGATGGATTACATCAAGCGATTGAAGCCAAAGAAGGCGTTGAAATCCAAGATGAAACCAAAACAATGGCGAATATCACATACCAAAATTATTTTAGAATGTACAACAAGTTATCAGGGATGACTGGGACGGCGAAGACCGAAGAAGAAGAATTCCGCGAAATTTACAACATGGAAGTTATCTCAATTCCAACTAACCGCCCAATTGCCCGAATCGATAAACCAGATGTGCTTTATCCAACTTTGGAAAGTAAATTTAAGGCGGTTATTGAAGATATCAAGGAACGTTATACTAAGGGCCAACCAGTATTGGTTGGGACCGTTGCGGTTGAATCTTCAGAATTACTATCGCGATTACTAGATGAAAATAACGTGCCACACGCTGTTTTGAATGCTAAGAATCACTTTAAAGAAGCTGAAATTATCATGAATGCTGGTCAACGTGGTGCGGTCACTATCGCTACTAATATGGCTGGTCGTGGGACTGATATTAAATTAGGACCTGGTGTGACGGATTTAGGCGGTTTGGCTGTTATTGGGACTGAACGTCATGAATCACGCCGGATTGATAACCAACTTCGAGGCCGTGCTGGTCGTCAAGGGGATCCTGGTGTCACACAATTCTACATGTCATTGGAAGATGACTTGATGAAACGTTTCGGTTCAGAACGGATTAAAGCCTTCCTAGACCGGATGAAGATTTCAGATGACGATGCGGTGATCCAAAGTAAGATGATTACGCGTCAAGTTGAAGCCGCACAAAAACGGGTTGAAGGGAATAACTACGATACACGTAAACAAACCCTTCAATACGATGATGTGATGCGTGAACAACGTGAAGTCATCTATAAACAACGGATGCAGGTCATCATGGCGGAAGATAATTTGAAAGAAGTTATCATGCCAATGATTTCAAGAACCGTTAAACGGATTGTGCAATTGCATACACAAGGTGAAATGGGGAGCTGGGAATTAGAAGCAATCCACGCATTTGCCACAACTTCAATGGTCAGTGAAGAAGAATTACCAATTGAAAAATTACAAGGTAAGACTGCTGAAGAAATCGAATCATTATTGATGACCTTTGCAGAAAAGAATTACGCAACAAAACAAAAACAATTAGCAGATGCAGATCAAATGCTCGAATTCGAAAAAGTCGTTATCCTCCGTGTGGTAGATGAACGCTGGACCGATCATATCGATGCAATGGATCAATTACGCAACTCAATCGGATTACGGGGCTACGGTCAAATGAATCCATTGGTTGAATATCAAGAAGAAGGTTACCGGATGTTTGAAGAAATGATCAGCGACATCGATTACGATACAACCCGGCTCTTCATGAAGGCGGAAATCCGTCAAAATATTCGACGCTAA
- the prfB gene encoding peptide chain release factor 2 (programmed frameshift) codes for MELSEAKHLLEAIEAKITQFRGSLDLDGLQESIAQNEAQMADPDFWSDQKAAQQLIDQNNAIKEKYDSFMQLQAQSEELQVTLELLQEEPDAELQTSFEADLTAVQAQMQQYELGQLLSGDYDSNNAIVELHPGAGGTESQDWGSMLLRMYLRWADAHGFTVETEDYQAGEEAGIKSVTLMIKGHNAYGMLRSEKGVHRLVRISPFDSAGRRHTSFCSVDVMPELDDSIDIEVRTEDLRIDVFRSSGAGGQHINKTSSAVRLTHLPTGIVVSSQAQRSQLQNRETAMNMLKAKLYQKEQEEQAKKAAAIKGEQLEIGWGSQIRSYVFHPYTMVKDHRTDYETGNGQAVMDGDLDPFMYAYLQWQLSQKNPD; via the exons ATGGAATTAAGTGAAGCAAAACATCTTTTAGAAGCAATTGAAGCTAAAATAACGCAATTTAGGGGGTCACTT GACTTAGATGGCCTGCAAGAAAGCATCGCGCAAAATGAAGCGCAAATGGCGGATCCCGATTTCTGGTCGGATCAAAAAGCAGCCCAACAGTTAATTGATCAAAATAACGCCATAAAGGAAAAATACGACTCTTTTATGCAACTTCAAGCGCAATCAGAAGAGCTACAAGTGACATTAGAGCTATTACAAGAAGAACCCGATGCTGAACTCCAGACGAGTTTTGAAGCTGATTTGACGGCTGTTCAAGCTCAGATGCAACAATATGAACTCGGACAATTACTATCGGGCGACTACGATAGCAATAACGCGATTGTTGAATTGCATCCTGGTGCTGGTGGTACGGAATCTCAGGATTGGGGTTCAATGCTTTTGCGGATGTACTTACGCTGGGCAGATGCACACGGCTTTACCGTTGAAACAGAAGATTACCAGGCCGGTGAAGAAGCTGGGATTAAGAGTGTGACCTTGATGATTAAAGGGCACAACGCGTATGGCATGTTACGTTCTGAAAAAGGGGTCCATCGGCTTGTACGAATTTCACCGTTTGATTCAGCTGGGCGCCGCCACACCTCGTTTTGTTCAGTCGATGTGATGCCGGAATTGGATGATTCGATTGATATCGAAGTCCGCACCGAAGACTTACGAATTGACGTCTTCCGTTCAAGCGGGGCTGGTGGGCAACATATCAATAAAACATCATCAGCCGTGCGGTTAACGCATTTACCAACTGGGATTGTTGTTTCATCACAGGCGCAACGGTCGCAATTGCAAAACCGCGAAACTGCGATGAATATGTTGAAGGCTAAATTGTATCAAAAAGAACAAGAAGAACAGGCGAAAAAAGCGGCTGCTATTAAGGGCGAACAGCTTGAAATTGGCTGGGGCTCACAGATTCGCTCATACGTATTCCATCCGTACACGATGGTTAAAGACCACCGGACCGACTACGAAACCGGAAACGGGCAAGCAGTCATGGATGGCGATTTGGATCCATTTATGTATGCCTATCTGCAATGGCAGTTGAGTCAGAAGAATCCCGACTAG
- the ftsE gene encoding cell division ATP-binding protein FtsE encodes MTNVSKKYPNGVTAIKDLSLTIEPGEFAYIVGPSGAGKSTFIKMLYHQLKATSGEIEVAGFDLIGMKDHDVPYLRRKMGVVFQDFKLLPRLTVFENVAYAMEVIEAEPQAIKDRVLEVLELVGLKGEIRRFPNELSGGEQQRVAVARAIVNRPDVLIADEPTGNLDPETSDGIMDILEAINERGTIVLMATHNKQMVNERTHRVLAIEDGRLVRDEKEGDYGYED; translated from the coding sequence ATGACAAATGTGTCAAAAAAGTATCCAAATGGCGTGACAGCAATTAAGGATCTTTCGCTAACGATTGAACCCGGCGAATTTGCTTATATTGTTGGTCCCAGTGGTGCTGGTAAATCAACATTCATTAAGATGTTGTACCATCAATTAAAAGCAACGAGTGGTGAAATCGAAGTCGCTGGTTTTGATTTAATCGGTATGAAGGATCACGATGTCCCATACTTACGCCGTAAGATGGGTGTTGTTTTCCAAGATTTCAAGTTATTACCACGTTTAACGGTGTTTGAAAACGTGGCATACGCCATGGAAGTGATCGAGGCAGAACCTCAAGCAATCAAAGATCGTGTATTAGAAGTGCTCGAACTAGTTGGCTTGAAGGGTGAAATTCGTCGCTTTCCAAATGAACTTTCTGGTGGGGAACAACAACGGGTCGCGGTTGCACGTGCGATTGTGAACCGGCCAGATGTGTTGATTGCCGATGAACCAACGGGGAATCTAGATCCTGAAACGTCAGATGGTATTATGGATATTTTAGAAGCAATTAATGAACGTGGGACGATTGTCTTAATGGCAACCCATAACAAACAAATGGTGAACGAACGGACCCATCGTGTCTTAGCGATTGAAGACGGTCGCTTAGTTCGTGATGAAAAAGAAGGTGACTACGGCTATGAAGATTAG
- the ftsX gene encoding permease-like cell division protein FtsX, which yields MKIRTLKRHLNDSFKSLKRNGWMSIAAVSAVTVTLLLVGIFFAMIFNFNKISQDIENDVHVRVMIERGTTSKQKDQLQKKLEKMASVKEVTYSSRKKELNKVVGSYGQSFKMFTGDDNPLYDVYTVSTTKPSQTIKVAKQAKKLKYVYDATYGGNNAKKLFKVMSSVRKWGVGFTLLLLFVAVFLISNTIRITILSRRDEIGIMRLVGATNSYIRWPFLFEGAWVGLLGVIIPIIVIDLGYGWVYRHMALSMASAGYSMLKPGIFLFQLDLTMAVIGIVIGALGSVISMRRFLKI from the coding sequence ATGAAGATTAGAACATTGAAGCGTCATCTCAACGATAGTTTTAAGAGTTTAAAACGAAATGGCTGGATGTCAATCGCAGCTGTTAGTGCAGTTACCGTAACGTTGTTATTAGTCGGGATTTTCTTTGCGATGATCTTCAACTTTAACAAGATTTCACAAGATATTGAAAATGATGTGCACGTGCGGGTTATGATTGAACGGGGCACAACAAGTAAACAAAAAGATCAGCTACAAAAGAAACTTGAAAAAATGGCGTCTGTTAAAGAAGTGACGTATTCAAGTCGTAAAAAGGAATTAAACAAGGTTGTCGGCAGTTACGGTCAATCATTTAAGATGTTTACCGGAGACGATAATCCGTTGTACGATGTTTACACAGTAAGTACGACAAAACCAAGTCAAACGATTAAAGTCGCTAAACAAGCGAAAAAATTGAAATACGTTTATGATGCCACTTATGGTGGGAACAACGCTAAGAAGTTGTTCAAGGTAATGAGTAGCGTCCGTAAATGGGGCGTTGGTTTTACTTTATTATTGCTCTTTGTGGCAGTGTTCTTGATTTCCAATACAATTCGGATTACGATTTTATCGCGGCGCGACGAAATCGGAATTATGCGTTTAGTTGGGGCAACTAACTCGTATATTCGCTGGCCATTCCTTTTTGAAGGGGCTTGGGTTGGATTACTTGGGGTAATTATTCCCATTATTGTAATCGACTTAGGTTATGGTTGGGTTTACCGTCATATGGCACTCAGCATGGCTTCAGCCGGTTATTCAATGTTGAAACCAGGAATTTTCTTATTCCAACTTGATTTAACAATGGCTGTGATTGGGATTGTGATTGGAGCATTAGGTTCTGTCATCTCAATGCGTCGTTTCCTTAAAATTTAA
- a CDS encoding PDZ domain-containing protein, translating to MIIDILRPLLTAPLLWLAIVYAGWLAHRRISLERKTFRIAINPRWIEVGHFVGHGLLAGLALSCCTLVLGAMVNMQWWLVYQLIAILSLLVAARWQNVSATFLISALVYAGATFIWPQYQMEGQASLLAELLVIIGLVTVINSVLQRWDAEATVTPRVMTSKRGRLTAFFMSRQIYIAPVFFLVPGAIDMPSLGFWPVLNIGHQSYSLVILPLLLGFSLKAVKGLMKSVVTKNANSYLIFGLLLVGFGLIAVAFPNWIIGMLTVALVLSCALQWRLSRRSAHERQLHFTKPYDGVFILGILRETPAAKMGLVVGDTIVECNGEAVSNNDNFYRAIQSQPTYCHLKVQDLNGEFRMAEGAIFADAPHELGVVLFPEN from the coding sequence ATGATCATTGATATTTTGCGACCATTACTAACGGCACCACTTTTATGGTTAGCGATTGTGTATGCTGGCTGGTTAGCGCATAGACGAATTAGCTTGGAACGGAAGACCTTTAGAATTGCGATTAATCCACGATGGATAGAAGTGGGCCATTTTGTGGGCCATGGGCTACTCGCAGGGCTAGCCTTAAGTTGCTGTACCTTAGTGTTAGGGGCGATGGTTAATATGCAATGGTGGCTGGTCTATCAACTAATCGCTATTTTGAGTTTGCTAGTGGCTGCTAGATGGCAAAACGTATCGGCAACCTTTTTAATCAGTGCTTTGGTCTACGCTGGTGCAACATTCATATGGCCCCAATATCAGATGGAAGGTCAAGCAAGTCTTTTGGCTGAATTATTGGTGATTATTGGGTTAGTGACCGTCATCAATAGTGTTTTACAACGTTGGGATGCCGAGGCAACTGTGACACCGCGTGTGATGACTAGCAAGCGAGGGCGGTTGACGGCCTTCTTTATGAGTCGACAAATTTATATTGCGCCGGTCTTTTTCTTAGTGCCAGGGGCAATTGATATGCCAAGTTTGGGTTTTTGGCCGGTCTTAAATATCGGGCATCAATCATATAGCTTGGTAATCTTGCCATTGTTATTGGGATTTAGTTTGAAAGCAGTCAAAGGCTTAATGAAATCAGTTGTTACTAAAAATGCCAATAGCTATTTGATCTTTGGCTTGTTGTTAGTTGGGTTTGGGTTAATTGCCGTTGCATTTCCGAACTGGATTATTGGCATGTTAACAGTTGCGCTAGTACTAAGCTGTGCATTACAATGGCGGTTGAGTAGACGCAGTGCCCATGAACGGCAGTTGCACTTTACGAAACCCTACGATGGCGTCTTTATCTTAGGGATTTTACGCGAAACGCCGGCTGCTAAAATGGGGTTGGTCGTTGGCGATACAATTGTTGAATGTAATGGCGAGGCTGTCTCAAATAACGATAATTTTTATCGGGCGATTCAAAGTCAGCCAACGTATTGCCATTTAAAGGTTCAAGATTTAAACGGTGAGTTCCGGATGGCTGAAGGCGCAATTTTTGCTGATGCACCACATGAGTTAGGCGTTGTATTATTCCCAGAGAATTAA
- a CDS encoding response regulator transcription factor yields the protein MKTILVVDDEPAILTLLRYNLEQEHFKVMTATDGAQALTMALQQSFDFIILDLMLPKLDGITVTKKIREAKLKTPIMILTAKDSETDKIVGLEVGADDYVTKPFSPREIIARIRAIERRTAQPVAVVETHPSDILQVGDLMVDEGEVVAKKGTQKLHLTPKEFELLVYFMHRINKVQSREKLLNAVWGFDYPAETRMVDIQVSHLREKIETDPRHPVYLKTVRGFGYQLEDPNHDQT from the coding sequence ATGAAGACAATTTTAGTGGTAGACGATGAACCAGCAATCTTGACATTATTACGCTATAACCTGGAACAAGAACATTTTAAAGTGATGACGGCAACTGACGGTGCACAAGCGCTGACGATGGCTTTACAGCAGTCGTTTGATTTTATTATTTTAGATTTAATGTTGCCTAAGCTAGACGGAATTACCGTTACCAAGAAGATTCGGGAGGCAAAGTTAAAAACGCCGATTATGATTCTAACGGCTAAGGATAGCGAAACCGATAAAATTGTCGGCCTCGAAGTGGGGGCAGACGACTATGTCACTAAACCATTTAGTCCACGCGAAATTATCGCGCGGATTCGGGCAATTGAACGGCGGACGGCACAGCCTGTAGCAGTCGTTGAAACGCACCCTAGTGATATTTTACAAGTAGGGGACTTAATGGTCGATGAAGGCGAAGTTGTGGCTAAAAAGGGCACTCAGAAGCTCCATTTAACGCCTAAGGAGTTCGAACTCCTTGTTTACTTTATGCATCGGATTAACAAGGTTCAAAGCCGTGAGAAACTCTTAAATGCGGTGTGGGGCTTTGATTATCCAGCCGAAACGCGAATGGTTGATATTCAAGTCAGTCATTTACGGGAAAAAATCGAAACAGATCCGCGTCATCCAGTTTACTTAAAAACGGTGCGTGGTTTCGGTTATCAATTGGAGGACCCCAACCATGACCAAACATGA
- the pnpS gene encoding two-component system histidine kinase PnpS, with protein MTKHDQFRFYQLATILVAVYIGFIVLVNLVIAQQQDAMLKERGADYALIIKQPQFDRQKWLRQNSLQVLTPKSPNKTKLQKAVTDIVNRNHSAANFSTRQTVNKQPYLFYAHQADRPNFVLVVPQQQFWHTWPKIALSVTIVYLIGSWIFLYRFWRQRRHFFDHLKILVANIHHIRHEEVPEPIIFQKDASLYILAQEINKLNGDMRHMRQKIAMQQGSFDRLIDHLPVGVMVINENREVVLHNEAMDRLLETTIVTEKHPYIDDIKTYELTRMIEHTFRYRKSHHQEIQLIQNQERFVDANVVQLNTVKSKFQALVILYDLTDVRRVEQMQLDFVSNVSHELKTPVTAITGFAETLLAGAAEDPATQKQFLQIIYDESTRLTALIQDILALSHLDRKDQSQEQLVNVRELVQANLELMQQKAQQKQLHVSVDIPTDLAIRIQKMKFNQILKNLIANAITYNKQNGSLVIAVQLEKDQIVIRVVDTGLGIPSDLQERIFERFYRVDQARATHKSGTGLGLAIASEITASLEGQLTVESQLGVGSEFILKLPNA; from the coding sequence ATGACCAAACATGATCAATTTAGATTTTATCAGCTAGCCACTATTTTAGTGGCTGTTTACATAGGTTTTATTGTGCTTGTCAATTTGGTGATTGCCCAACAACAAGACGCGATGTTAAAGGAACGGGGCGCCGACTATGCGCTAATCATCAAACAACCACAGTTTGATCGGCAAAAGTGGTTACGCCAAAACAGCTTACAAGTTTTGACGCCAAAATCGCCGAATAAAACAAAGTTGCAAAAAGCAGTGACGGATATTGTCAATCGGAATCATTCTGCCGCCAATTTTAGTACGCGGCAAACAGTTAATAAGCAACCGTATTTGTTTTACGCACACCAAGCAGATCGGCCCAACTTTGTCTTAGTAGTGCCTCAGCAACAGTTCTGGCATACGTGGCCGAAGATTGCTTTATCGGTCACGATTGTCTATTTAATCGGTAGCTGGATTTTTCTATACCGTTTCTGGCGGCAACGCCGTCATTTCTTTGACCACTTGAAAATTTTAGTCGCTAATATTCATCATATTCGGCATGAAGAAGTGCCCGAACCGATTATTTTTCAAAAAGATGCGTCATTATATATCCTCGCGCAAGAAATTAATAAATTAAATGGTGATATGCGGCATATGCGGCAGAAGATTGCCATGCAACAGGGCAGTTTTGACCGCCTAATTGACCATTTACCGGTCGGCGTCATGGTGATTAACGAAAATCGTGAAGTCGTTTTGCACAATGAAGCAATGGATCGGTTATTGGAGACGACGATTGTTACTGAGAAACACCCCTATATTGATGATATCAAGACGTATGAATTAACACGGATGATTGAGCACACTTTTAGGTACCGAAAGAGTCATCACCAAGAAATTCAGTTGATTCAAAATCAAGAACGGTTTGTGGATGCGAATGTTGTCCAACTCAATACGGTTAAATCGAAATTCCAAGCATTAGTCATTTTATATGATTTAACCGATGTCCGGCGCGTTGAGCAGATGCAGTTGGATTTTGTCAGCAATGTGAGTCATGAATTGAAGACGCCGGTGACGGCTATTACAGGCTTTGCTGAGACGTTGTTAGCTGGTGCGGCGGAAGATCCTGCCACGCAAAAGCAATTCTTACAAATCATCTATGACGAAAGTACGCGATTAACTGCGCTGATTCAAGATATTTTGGCGCTTTCGCATCTAGATCGTAAGGACCAATCGCAAGAGCAACTTGTGAATGTACGTGAATTGGTGCAGGCTAATCTCGAACTGATGCAACAAAAGGCACAACAAAAGCAGTTACACGTCTCCGTTGATATTCCAACGGATTTAGCGATTAGAATTCAGAAAATGAAGTTTAATCAAATCTTGAAAAACCTAATCGCTAACGCCATCACGTATAATAAACAAAACGGCTCGTTGGTGATTGCCGTGCAACTTGAAAAAGATCAAATTGTTATCCGCGTTGTCGATACCGGTTTGGGCATTCCAAGTGACCTACAAGAAAGAATTTTTGAACGATTCTATCGGGTTGATCAAGCGCGCGCGACCCATAAGAGCGGGACCGGCCTTGGACTAGCAATTGCTAGCGAGATTACCGCCAGTTTAGAGGGGCAGTTGACCGTAGAGAGTCAATTAGGTGTCGGTAGTGAATTCATTTTGAAGCTACCAAACGCTTGA
- a CDS encoding phosphate ABC transporter substrate-binding protein PstS family protein has protein sequence MRKRNVIGLLVTFSLLLLAGCQSKQNGQSVTAVGSSALQPLIEALAEQYSTDHSGQFINVQGGGSGTGLSQIQSGAVQMGNSDLFAEEKAGIKADKLVDHRVAVVGITPVINKQLGIKNLTLTQLAKIFSGEIDNWQDVGGPDQPVVLVNRAQGSGTRTTFEQWVMKSRKTKPAQEQDSTGMVRSIVANTPGAISYLAFSYVDDSIAMVKLNGIAPTDENVMTNAWPIWSYEHVYTKGQPTGLTKRFLAYVLSDEVQHKQVGKMGYIPVAKMTVERSVDGTITKVK, from the coding sequence ATGCGCAAACGTAATGTTATTGGCTTATTAGTCACATTCAGTTTATTACTATTGGCTGGTTGCCAGTCTAAACAAAATGGTCAGTCCGTAACGGCGGTCGGCTCATCAGCCCTTCAGCCGCTGATTGAAGCGTTAGCTGAACAATACAGTACTGATCACAGCGGTCAGTTCATTAACGTCCAGGGGGGCGGTTCTGGGACTGGCTTGAGTCAGATTCAATCTGGCGCTGTACAGATGGGGAATTCTGATTTATTTGCTGAAGAAAAGGCTGGCATTAAAGCGGACAAGCTGGTCGATCATCGCGTGGCTGTTGTCGGCATTACCCCAGTCATTAATAAGCAATTAGGGATTAAAAACTTAACATTGACGCAACTCGCGAAGATTTTTAGTGGCGAAATTGATAACTGGCAAGACGTTGGTGGACCAGATCAGCCGGTTGTTTTAGTAAACCGAGCCCAAGGTAGTGGGACGCGGACGACGTTTGAACAATGGGTGATGAAGTCGCGCAAGACTAAACCCGCTCAAGAACAAGATTCAACGGGGATGGTGCGATCAATTGTAGCGAACACGCCAGGGGCCATCAGTTATCTTGCTTTTTCATACGTAGATGATTCGATTGCAATGGTTAAATTAAACGGCATTGCACCAACCGATGAAAACGTGATGACTAATGCATGGCCAATCTGGTCATATGAACATGTTTACACCAAGGGGCAACCAACTGGGTTAACAAAACGTTTCTTGGCGTATGTCTTATCAGATGAGGTTCAACATAAACAAGTCGGCAAGATGGGCTATATTCCAGTTGCTAAGATGACGGTTGAACGGTCGGTTGATGGCACAATTACAAAGGTTAAGTAG